In Longibacter salinarum, a single window of DNA contains:
- a CDS encoding phosphatidylserine decarboxylase family protein, which produces MFAREGYFIIAGAVVLGLLIGSGALWFDPWLWRAPFLLVGAGVIAFTLYFFRDPDRSAPAEAREGRAFVAPADGKIVEIVEEEEPLYLEGPSTRISIFLSPLNVHVNRVPANGVIEYVRYVPGDYLVAWHPKASEKNERSEIGMEHESGTRILFKQIAGAVARRIEYHVEEGDSVVAGERFGIVKFGSRMDVHVPPHIEVNADVGDRTTAGETVLGQLPDAAGVVSGASLSDSTPAPETNA; this is translated from the coding sequence GTGTTTGCTCGCGAAGGTTACTTCATCATTGCCGGCGCCGTCGTGCTCGGTCTCCTCATTGGCTCTGGCGCCTTATGGTTTGATCCCTGGCTGTGGCGCGCCCCATTCCTGCTCGTTGGTGCAGGTGTGATTGCGTTCACCCTTTACTTTTTCCGGGATCCAGACCGCTCAGCTCCCGCAGAGGCTCGAGAGGGACGTGCGTTCGTCGCTCCTGCTGACGGGAAGATCGTGGAGATCGTCGAGGAGGAGGAACCGCTTTACCTCGAGGGACCGTCGACGCGGATTTCGATCTTTCTCTCACCCCTCAATGTGCATGTAAACCGAGTGCCGGCAAACGGCGTGATCGAATACGTCCGATACGTGCCTGGCGATTATCTCGTTGCCTGGCATCCGAAGGCCAGTGAAAAGAACGAACGGTCCGAGATCGGCATGGAGCACGAAAGTGGCACGCGCATTTTATTTAAGCAGATCGCGGGAGCCGTGGCCCGACGCATCGAGTACCACGTCGAAGAAGGCGACTCGGTCGTAGCGGGTGAGCGCTTTGGCATCGTCAAGTTCGGGTCGCGAATGGATGTGCACGTGCCGCCTCACATCGAGGTCAACGCAGATGTCGGCGATCGGACCACGGCGGGTGAAACGGTGCTCGGACAGCTTCCCGATGCTGCCGGTGTCGTCTCTGGTGCGTCGCTCTCCGATTCGACGCCCGCCCCCGAAACGAACGCGTGA
- a CDS encoding nitroreductase family protein: MVDPKNLSEAKRADVGAGVLEEIQKRWSPRAFSAQPVPDDALRQLFDAARWAMSSFNEQPWRYVVATKDDSDGYERVLHCLNEFNREWAQTAPVLMLGLAKSTFSRNGKPNRYARHDLGAASAFLTLQASKLDLYVHQMAGILPDVIGETFDLPDDVEPVTGLAIGYLGDPDNLSETLAERERGERTRKSLSEIFFDAAGYGTPARVIERM; the protein is encoded by the coding sequence GTGGTCGACCCTAAGAATCTGTCCGAGGCAAAACGTGCTGACGTCGGAGCCGGAGTGCTCGAAGAAATTCAGAAGCGTTGGAGTCCGCGCGCCTTTTCTGCCCAGCCGGTTCCGGACGATGCGTTGCGACAATTGTTCGATGCCGCCCGCTGGGCCATGTCGTCATTCAATGAGCAGCCGTGGCGGTACGTCGTTGCAACGAAAGACGATTCCGACGGATACGAGCGCGTGCTCCACTGCCTGAACGAATTCAATCGTGAGTGGGCACAGACAGCCCCGGTGCTGATGCTCGGCCTTGCTAAGTCCACGTTTTCGCGCAATGGCAAACCCAATCGCTATGCGCGGCACGACCTTGGCGCTGCGAGTGCATTCCTGACGTTGCAGGCGTCAAAGCTTGACCTCTACGTGCATCAGATGGCGGGCATTTTGCCAGATGTTATTGGCGAAACGTTTGATCTGCCCGATGATGTCGAGCCGGTCACGGGTCTGGCCATCGGATATCTCGGTGATCCGGACAATCTATCCGAGACGCTCGCCGAACGTGAACGAGGAGAGCGAACCCGAAAATCGCTGAGTGAAATCTTTTTCGACGCTGCCGGCTATGGCACACCGGCTCGCGTTATTGAGCGTATGTAG